From the genome of Muricauda sp. SCSIO 64092, one region includes:
- a CDS encoding DUF456 domain-containing protein, with product MDIALLFIGFLLMLVGILGSFLPVLPGPPVSWIGLLLLHLTKAVPDNWWFLGITLAIALVVTVMDYIIPAAGTKKFGGTKWGMWGSIIGLLVAIFFPVLGPLGIIVWPFVGALVGELANKSEKDKALKAAFGSFIGFLTGTFLKFLIAIVYAGLYIWKSIEYIPEIFTFS from the coding sequence TTGGACATTGCATTACTATTTATAGGTTTTCTTTTAATGCTGGTGGGGATTTTGGGAAGTTTTCTTCCCGTCTTGCCGGGACCTCCCGTGAGCTGGATCGGGCTCCTGCTCCTTCACTTGACCAAAGCTGTTCCTGATAATTGGTGGTTCTTGGGCATTACACTGGCCATAGCTTTGGTGGTCACGGTCATGGACTATATCATTCCAGCGGCCGGCACCAAAAAATTTGGGGGCACCAAGTGGGGCATGTGGGGCAGCATTATCGGGTTATTGGTGGCTATTTTTTTTCCTGTACTGGGTCCTTTGGGCATTATTGTCTGGCCTTTTGTTGGCGCTTTGGTCGGTGAACTGGCCAATAAGTCCGAAAAGGATAAAGCCCTTAAAGCGGCCTTTGGGTCTTTTATCGGTTTTCTGACCGGTACCTTTTTAAAGTTTTTAATTGCAATTGTCTATGCTGGCCTATACATATGGAAATCCATTGAATACATCCCGGAAATCTTTACATTTTCCTAG
- a CDS encoding nitroreductase gives MIFELIKKRRSVFPVQYNDKPVQRETIEQLLEAANWAPNHKRTEPWRFKVLMGESKAKLGDFLSSKYQEVDSKPKQIKIRKLQENPRKAGAVIVICMQRDPKESLPEWEELAATAMAVQNMWLCCTELNLGCYWSSPGLIKYMDEFMELNKGERCLGLFYLGYYDEEPAIGEREPISNKVHWLD, from the coding sequence ATGATTTTTGAACTTATCAAAAAGAGACGTTCCGTCTTTCCAGTACAGTACAATGACAAACCCGTGCAAAGGGAAACCATAGAACAATTATTGGAGGCCGCCAATTGGGCACCCAACCATAAAAGGACCGAACCATGGCGTTTTAAGGTGTTGATGGGGGAGTCAAAAGCGAAATTGGGGGATTTTTTGTCCTCAAAGTATCAAGAGGTGGATTCCAAACCAAAGCAAATTAAGATTCGGAAGCTGCAGGAGAACCCAAGAAAAGCAGGAGCGGTCATTGTCATTTGTATGCAACGTGATCCCAAGGAAAGTTTACCGGAATGGGAGGAATTGGCCGCTACGGCCATGGCGGTCCAGAACATGTGGTTGTGCTGTACCGAATTAAACTTGGGCTGTTATTGGAGCTCTCCAGGACTTATTAAGTACATGGATGAATTTATGGAACTGAACAAAGGGGAAAGGTGTTTGGGGCTGTTCTATTTGGGCTATTATGATGAAGAACCGGCAATAGGGGAAAGGGAACCCATTTCAAACAAAGTACATTGGTTGGACTAG